Sequence from the Collinsella aerofaciens ATCC 25986 genome:
CGGCATCGTGTCGGTCCTGGTTCTGACCCCGTTCTTCTACGCCGGCTTCGACACCATTCCTCAGCAGGCTGAGGAAGCAGCCGAGGGCCTCAACTGGAACAAGTTCGGCAAGATCATCTCCTTGGCTCTGCTGGCCGCCGGCGGCTTCTACATGGTCTGCATCTACTCGTTCGGCACCATCCTCGACTGGCATGAGTTTGTTAAGAGCCCGGTTCCCGCGCTCGCCTGCCTCAAGGGCATCAACATGCTCCTGTACCTGGCCATGCTCGTCATCGCCACGCTTGGACCCATGGGCCCGATGAATTCCTTCTACGGCGCCACGAGCCGCATCATGCTCGCCATGGGCCGCAAGGGCCAGCTGCCCGAGCAGTTCGCCGAGGTCGACCCCAAGTCCGGCGCTCCCAAGCTCGCCTGCGTCGTTCTGGGCGCCATCACCGTCGTCGGTCCGTTCCTGGGCAAGAACATGCTCATCCCTCTGACCAACGTGTCGGCTCTCGCCTTCATCTTCTCCTGCGGCATGGTCGCCCTCGCTTGCCTGCGCATGCGCTTCACCGAGCCCGACCTGCCTCGTCCCTACGAGGTGCCCGGCGGCAAGTTTGGCATCGGCCTCGCTATCGCTGCCTGCGCCATCATCATCGGCCTGCTCGTGATTCCGTTCTCTCCCGCCTCCCTCAACATGGTGGAGTGGAGCATCGTGATCGGCTGGCTGGCCGTCGGCCTGGCTCTCATGGCCTTCACCAATTCCCGCAAAAAGTAACGCCGAGCCGGGGCGGATCAGGTGCGCGGGACCCTCTCTTCCGCGCACCGAACCCGGCACCACTTGGGTAGCTTTGTGAGGCCTTAACCCAACGCGGCCTCGCCCACTATATGGATCCATAAGGAGGAACCATGTCCACTAAGTATGCAATCGTTGGCGGCAAGCTCATCGACGGTACCGGTGCCGGGCCGGTCGAGAACTCCCTCGTTCTCGTCGACGACAACGGCAAGATCGAGTACGCCGGCGCCATGCAGGACCTTCCCGAGGGCGTTGAGGTCATCGACGCCGCCGGCAAGACCGTCCTTCCCGGCCTGATCGACACCCACCTGCACTTCTCGGGCAACTTGACCGACGATGACACCGACTGGGTCATGCAGCCGCTCCTCGAGAAGCAGGCCGTCGCCGTCAAGCAGGCCTACGACTGCCTCACCCACGGCCTCACCACCGTCTGCGAGATCGGCCGCTTTGGTATCCAGATCCGTGACTGCATCGACAAGGGCGTCTTCAAGGGCCCGCGCGTTCTGGCCACCGGCCTTGGCTTCTGCCGCGTTGCCGGCCACGGCGACTCCCACCACTGCAGCCAGGAGCTCAACAAGGAATCGCACCCCTGGGGCGATCAGGTCGACGGTCCTTGGGATCTGCGCAAGGCCGTCCGCCGTCGCCTGCGTGAGAACCCCGATGCCATCAAGATCTGGGCTACCGGTGGCGGCATCTGGCGCTGGGACTCCGGCCGCGACCAGCACTACTGCTCCGAGGAGATCCAGGCCGTGGTCGAAGAGGCAAAGATGGTCGGCATCCCCGTGTGGAGCCACTGCTACAACAACCACGCCGCTGCCTACGATTCCGTTCGCTTTGGCTGCGAGCAGCTGATTCACGGCTTCGATATCGATGAGCGCACCATGGACCTCATGGCCGAGCAGGGCACCTTCTTCACTCCGACGATCGCCTTCCTGCCCACCTGGTACGCCACCTATCCGCCCGTCTACGTTCCCGAGCTGCACGACAAGTACGAGGGCACCCTGGTCGAGAAGGAGCTGCAGCGCAACTACGACTGCCTGCGCGAGGCCAAGAAGCGCGGCGTCGTCATGACGATCGGCTCCGACTCCTTCTCCTTCGTCACCCCGTACGGCACTTGCTCCATCGAGGAGATGTACGAGTTCGTCGACAAGATCGGCTTCACTCCGGTCGAGACCATCACCTGCGCCACCCTCAACGGTGCCAAGATGTGCCACATCGAGGACGAGACCGGTTCCATCGAGGCCGGCAAGTGCGCCGACCTGCTGGTCGTCAACGGTGACGTCGCCGCCGACATCCACGTGCTCAACACCGACAACATGGACGTCATCATGAAGGACGGCTGGATTGTCGAGGGCGGCACCTTCGGCGAGGCAAACAAGTACAGCGCCTAAGCTACCGTTCATCGATGGCTTGATGTAAAACACAGTATTTGATTGCATAATGCAATGGAGAGGGTCGCTTGCGGCCCTCTTTATTGCTATGGGGTGCGTCGGTAAGAAGGAGATGACGGTGGATCTCAATAGGCTGATTCTGGGCAAGAGCTACAACTCTACCAAGGTCTTTCGTACCGCTCAGCATGTGGTTCAAGCCATCTTGCTCGGTATTGTCGTTCCGCTGCTTATCCTGCTGCTCATCTGGGATCTAACCGATAATCCCAATCCCGTTCCGGCCGTTGTCGTCATTGCCGGCTTGGTCATGCTGTGCTTCTTCTTCTCGTACGTCTTTCTCGTTCCCGACGACCTCACATCGAGCGCAACCGACCGCACGCTCGCCATCGCTTCAAAAATATTCGCCTACACGTCGCGCGGCCTTACGCCCGAAGCTGCCCTGGGCGCCTCTAAGATCATCCTGTCCGAAACTACCGCCTCTGCCATCTGCTTTACCGACGGCAAGCAGGTGTTGGCAAGCTGGGGCGAGGACTCGGCAAAATGCCCCGCGGGCACCCCGGTGGTGCTGCGGACTACGCTCAACGTGATCAACAGCGGTGAGCAAAGCGTGTTCTCGCGCGATGCCTCGACCGAGACAGGTGGCTACTTTCCGCGCCTGCGCGCCGGTATTGTCGCACCGCTTACCGTGCGCGGGCATTGCGTGGGCACGCTCGAGTTGTATTATCCCCGTCTGAGCAGCATCGATATGCGCCAGACGGCGCTTGCCTCGGGCTTTGCCGACCTCATTTCCACGCAGCTTGCGAGCTTTGAGCTCGAGCGCCAGGACGAGCTTACGGCCCGCGTGGAGCTGCGCGCCTTGCAATCGCAGGTCGATCCTCATTTTCTGTTTAACACCATCAGCACCATCGTGTCGCTCGTACGTACCGAGCCGGACAAGGCCAGGTCGCTGCTGATCGACTTTTCCAATTACTACCGTCAGACGCTTTCTGATTCCGATACCCTCACAACGCTCGAGCACGAGGTGGAACAGGGCACTCGCTATATCAATCTTATGCAGGCTCGTTATGGCGACGGCCGTCTGCGCGTCTCGGTCGATATCGACTTTGAGGTGCGCGATTGCATGGTGCCGCCGTTTATCTTGCAGCCGTTGCTCGAAAACTGCATCAAGCACGCGCAGCGCGAGACCGAGCCGCTTTCTATTCATGTTAGGGCTTTCGAGACCGATGACGGTTTGGAGATCATCGTCGAGGACGACGGCATCGGTATGAGCGAAGAAGTCTGCGCGCATCTGTTTGAGCAACATCGCCTGGAGGAGCCCGAGAGCATTACCGCCGACGGCTCCGTCAAGCGAGGTTGCGGCCTGGCGCTCTTCAACGTGCTTCAGCGCATCCATTTCTTTTACGGAGAAGATTCCGGCATGCGCGTGAAGTCCCAGGAGGGCGTGGGAACGCAGGTCATCGTCGAGCTGAACGGCGAGCCGCATGAGCCGGCGCCGTTGACGGCGTAGCACGCGGTTGGATTGAGAGAAAAAGAGGGGAAGCACATATGTCCGAAGGCTGGAACATCTTGGTGGTTGATGACGAACCTCCCATTAGGGCTGAGCTACGCTATCTGTTGGAAAAGGATACGCGTGTGGGCCAGATTGCCGAGGCGGGCAATGTCACCGAGGCCGTGGAGTCGATTCTCTCGAACAAGCCCAACGTGTTGTTTTTGGACATCACGATGCCCGGCCGCTCGGGAATTGAGCTTGCCGAGACGCTGCAGAACCTAAAGACGCCGCCGGTGGTTGTGTTTGTGACGGCGTTTGCCGAGTTTGCCGCCGATGCGTATAACCTCGATGCGGTCGACTATGTCGTCAAGCCGGTCGAGGACGCACGCCTGTCAAAGGCACTCGACAAGATCGAGGCAGCCTTGGGTGCCCGTCGTGTTATCCACGCTCCGCGCCAGCCTTTGCGTCTGACGGTGGACCGCGGGGGCAAAAAGGTGTTCATTCCCGCCGCAGACGTCTGCTACTTTGAGGCGCGCGCCGATTTTTGCAACGCCATCTGCGCCGAGGGAACGTACCTGATCAATGAGTCGATCTCTTCGCTCGAGCGTCGCTTGGTCTCCGAGGGCTTTATTCGCGTTCATCGCAGCTATCTGGTCAATTTGGAAGACGTGCACAATGTCGAGATCGGTTCCACGGGTCTTATGGAGCTCAGACTCGATCGCGTAACCTCGACGGTGCCCGTGTCCCGCCGTCGCGCTGCCGAGGTTAAAGCACACTTGGGGCTTGCGTAGACGGTCTGCGTGCCGTCGTTTACCATCGCAGGTTTGGCATGGGCGCGCGGTGGGCATAATGGGTGGCATCGAATGAAATCGAAAGGATCATTATGCCCGCGCTTATCACCCATCATCTGTTTGGCGAGGAAAGCATCGACCGTCTTCCGCAGGGCGTCATCACGTCCGATGAAGAGCGCATTGCCTTTATCTTGGGCAACCAAGGCCCCGACCCGTTTTTCTTTCACATTCTGACACCGCGTGTTTCCGACTGCACGCTGCTGGCGCAGGTCATGCATCGGTCGCGCATGTCTCGCCAGTTCGCGTGCCTGCGCGACGGCGTGTCGCATCTGCTGCCGCGCGACGCCAGCTTGGGTCGCGCCTTTGCGCTGGGCCTGCTGTCTCATTACGTGCTCGACCGCAACGCCCACCCCTTTGTCTATGAGCAGCAGTTTGGCATCGTGGAATCCGACTCAGAGCTTGAGGATTCGAGCAGTCAGGTCCATGCCGTGATCGAGAGCGACCTGGATGTACTGATGCTGCAGCTTAAACGCGATGGCGCTACGGTCGACGATTACCCGCCGGCGGGCGAGATCGTCACCACCGATCGCATCAATCGCGTGGCCGGCGTGCTGATGAGCTATGTTGCCGGACGCGTGTATGGCATTGACATTCCGGCGGGGGAGTACGGTGCTGCCGTTGCCAATATGCAGCGACTTTACCGCGCGATTGAGCCGGCCGGCTCCGCAAAGACGCGCGCGATCTCGCTGGTTGAGGGCTTGGTGCACGACTACTCGCTGCTCGACGGCCTTGCCCATCGCGTGACGACGGAGCTGCCCGAGCGCACCGGTAACCTGGGCCATCTGACATGGAAGAATCCCTTTACCGACGAGGTCTCGAACGAGAGTTTCCCCGAGGTCTTTGATCGCGCGCTGGTCGATTACGAGTGCACGGTCGCACGTTTTATCGAGACCGGTGACATGGATGCCGTGACCAGTCACGTCAACTACAGCGGTCGCGTGCTCAATGCCGATGAGGAGTTCGACCGCGAGGAATAGGGCTCGTGCGTGCCCCTTTGCCGAATCCTTACCGGCGGTTCTGGACAATTGGGGTACGATGAGCTAACTGCATATCGGGCGAATACGAAGGGTCCCTGTCCATGAAATACACCAAGCTCGAGCGTAACTGGGTTATGTATGATGTGGGCAATTCGGCCCTCGTGCTGCTCAATACCTCGGTGGTGCCCATTTACTTTAACGCCATCAATACCGGCGCTTCCTCGGCCGACCTGGTGGTCGCCTGGGGCAATGCGCAGACGATTGCCTCGCTGGTCATCGCCATGCTCATGCCCATTCTGGGCGCGCTTGCCGACTACGCCGGCAACAAGATCAAGTTCTTCTTGGGCTTCTTCCTCACGGGCCTGGTGCTTTGCCTGGCGCAGGCTATCCCAATGTCCGCCATGGCATTTTTGACCGTGTACGTGCTGTGCACCATCGGCCTTAACTCTTCTATGACGTTCTACGACGCCATGCTGCCCGACATTACCACCGACGAGCGCATGGACGCCGTGTCCAGCTCGGGTTATGCCTGGGGCTACATCGGTTCCACCGTGCCGTTCGTCATCTGCCTGGCGCTCATCATGGGTGGCCCCGCTCTTGGTGTCCCCACCATGCTGGCAACGCGTCTGTCGTTTATCATCACCGGTGCCTGGTGGCTCATCTTTACCCTGCCGCTCATTCGCACCTATAAGCAAAAGTACGGTCGCGAGCGCGGTCCCGAGGACACCATCGGCCACATCGTGGGCGGTGTGTTCTCCGAGGTCGGACACACCATGCGCGAGATCGCCCACAACAAGACCGTGCTGGTCTACATGATCGCGTTCTTCTTCTATATCGACGGTGTGCACACGGTCATTTCCATGGCAACCAGCTACGGATCGGCCTTGGGCATCGATTCGACCCAGTTGGTCCTGGCGCTGCTCGTCACGCAGTTCGTGGCCTTTCCGTCCGCCATCATCTACGGCAAGCTTGCCGGACGCGTGGGCACGCTCAACATGATCTTGGTGGCAGTCGCCGCCTATATGGGCATTGTGCTGTTCGCCGCGTTCTTCCTAAAGACCGCCTTTGAATTCTGGGTGCTTGCCATTATGGTCGGCCTGTTCCAGGGCGGCGTGCAGGCGCTCAGCCGTAGCTACTTTGGCCGCATTATCCCCAAGGAAAAGTCCAACGAGTACTACGGCTTCTTTGACATCTTCGGTCGTTATGCAAGCGTCATGGGCACTTTCCTAGTGTCGGTCGTCACCTCGCTGACCGGCAATCCGTCGCTGGGCGTCCTTTCCATTGGCGTGCTGCTGATCGTTGGCTTTATGCTGCTGGTCCGCCTGTCCCGCATGACTCGGGCGGCAGAGCATGCCGCATAGGAGCGAGCGGCTATTGTGCCTGTCCACGGTACTCTTTTGGGGTTATCCGCAATAAACATTGCGACTTGCGAGCAATGATTTGCCC
This genomic interval carries:
- a CDS encoding APC family permease, whose protein sequence is MADKNAEVAVEDNGGMKKTLSLWNFFTIGFGAIIGTGWVLQVGDWMVVGGGPVPAMIAFLLGAIFLVPVGAVFGELTAAIPISGGIVEYVDRSFGRTLSYITGWLLALGNGILCPWEAIAISTLVSEMFGSLPGLEWLRAVKLYTILGADVYLFPTLIALGFAVYVIFLNFRGASSAAKLQAFLTKALLCGMLLAMGVSLFTGSPDNAMPVFSQVAGAGGGKAATESSSLFAGIVSVLVLTPFFYAGFDTIPQQAEEAAEGLNWNKFGKIISLALLAAGGFYMVCIYSFGTILDWHEFVKSPVPALACLKGINMLLYLAMLVIATLGPMGPMNSFYGATSRIMLAMGRKGQLPEQFAEVDPKSGAPKLACVVLGAITVVGPFLGKNMLIPLTNVSALAFIFSCGMVALACLRMRFTEPDLPRPYEVPGGKFGIGLAIAACAIIIGLLVIPFSPASLNMVEWSIVIGWLAVGLALMAFTNSRKK
- a CDS encoding metal-dependent hydrolase family protein, with the translated sequence MSTKYAIVGGKLIDGTGAGPVENSLVLVDDNGKIEYAGAMQDLPEGVEVIDAAGKTVLPGLIDTHLHFSGNLTDDDTDWVMQPLLEKQAVAVKQAYDCLTHGLTTVCEIGRFGIQIRDCIDKGVFKGPRVLATGLGFCRVAGHGDSHHCSQELNKESHPWGDQVDGPWDLRKAVRRRLRENPDAIKIWATGGGIWRWDSGRDQHYCSEEIQAVVEEAKMVGIPVWSHCYNNHAAAYDSVRFGCEQLIHGFDIDERTMDLMAEQGTFFTPTIAFLPTWYATYPPVYVPELHDKYEGTLVEKELQRNYDCLREAKKRGVVMTIGSDSFSFVTPYGTCSIEEMYEFVDKIGFTPVETITCATLNGAKMCHIEDETGSIEAGKCADLLVVNGDVAADIHVLNTDNMDVIMKDGWIVEGGTFGEANKYSA
- a CDS encoding sensor histidine kinase, giving the protein MTVDLNRLILGKSYNSTKVFRTAQHVVQAILLGIVVPLLILLLIWDLTDNPNPVPAVVVIAGLVMLCFFFSYVFLVPDDLTSSATDRTLAIASKIFAYTSRGLTPEAALGASKIILSETTASAICFTDGKQVLASWGEDSAKCPAGTPVVLRTTLNVINSGEQSVFSRDASTETGGYFPRLRAGIVAPLTVRGHCVGTLELYYPRLSSIDMRQTALASGFADLISTQLASFELERQDELTARVELRALQSQVDPHFLFNTISTIVSLVRTEPDKARSLLIDFSNYYRQTLSDSDTLTTLEHEVEQGTRYINLMQARYGDGRLRVSVDIDFEVRDCMVPPFILQPLLENCIKHAQRETEPLSIHVRAFETDDGLEIIVEDDGIGMSEEVCAHLFEQHRLEEPESITADGSVKRGCGLALFNVLQRIHFFYGEDSGMRVKSQEGVGTQVIVELNGEPHEPAPLTA
- a CDS encoding LytR/AlgR family response regulator transcription factor codes for the protein MSEGWNILVVDDEPPIRAELRYLLEKDTRVGQIAEAGNVTEAVESILSNKPNVLFLDITMPGRSGIELAETLQNLKTPPVVVFVTAFAEFAADAYNLDAVDYVVKPVEDARLSKALDKIEAALGARRVIHAPRQPLRLTVDRGGKKVFIPAADVCYFEARADFCNAICAEGTYLINESISSLERRLVSEGFIRVHRSYLVNLEDVHNVEIGSTGLMELRLDRVTSTVPVSRRRAAEVKAHLGLA
- a CDS encoding zinc dependent phospholipase C family protein, producing the protein MPALITHHLFGEESIDRLPQGVITSDEERIAFILGNQGPDPFFFHILTPRVSDCTLLAQVMHRSRMSRQFACLRDGVSHLLPRDASLGRAFALGLLSHYVLDRNAHPFVYEQQFGIVESDSELEDSSSQVHAVIESDLDVLMLQLKRDGATVDDYPPAGEIVTTDRINRVAGVLMSYVAGRVYGIDIPAGEYGAAVANMQRLYRAIEPAGSAKTRAISLVEGLVHDYSLLDGLAHRVTTELPERTGNLGHLTWKNPFTDEVSNESFPEVFDRALVDYECTVARFIETGDMDAVTSHVNYSGRVLNADEEFDREE
- a CDS encoding MFS transporter; this translates as MKYTKLERNWVMYDVGNSALVLLNTSVVPIYFNAINTGASSADLVVAWGNAQTIASLVIAMLMPILGALADYAGNKIKFFLGFFLTGLVLCLAQAIPMSAMAFLTVYVLCTIGLNSSMTFYDAMLPDITTDERMDAVSSSGYAWGYIGSTVPFVICLALIMGGPALGVPTMLATRLSFIITGAWWLIFTLPLIRTYKQKYGRERGPEDTIGHIVGGVFSEVGHTMREIAHNKTVLVYMIAFFFYIDGVHTVISMATSYGSALGIDSTQLVLALLVTQFVAFPSAIIYGKLAGRVGTLNMILVAVAAYMGIVLFAAFFLKTAFEFWVLAIMVGLFQGGVQALSRSYFGRIIPKEKSNEYYGFFDIFGRYASVMGTFLVSVVTSLTGNPSLGVLSIGVLLIVGFMLLVRLSRMTRAAEHAA